A stretch of the Bacillus anthracis str. Vollum genome encodes the following:
- a CDS encoding CPBP family intramembrane glutamic endopeptidase: protein MNIQRHNVEDMSPQEIRLNLYITQLIIIGIGCLLAYILFQDAKEVFNLWKWEPVSILIIGGLLAIGIVLLDYVAMRVFPESWFDDGGINDKMFRGMSVLHLLVITFLIGFAEEFLFRGVVQTHFGIVIASFVFAVLHIRYITKPFLFCFVCFISFVFGYVFEWTGNLFITIFAHFLVDFIMGLQLRK from the coding sequence ATGAACATTCAAAGGCATAATGTTGAAGATATGAGTCCGCAGGAAATAAGGCTGAATCTATATATAACACAGTTAATTATTATCGGTATTGGCTGTTTACTGGCATATATATTATTTCAAGATGCAAAAGAAGTCTTTAATTTATGGAAATGGGAACCAGTATCTATACTTATTATAGGTGGTTTGTTAGCGATTGGTATTGTGTTATTAGATTATGTTGCAATGCGAGTGTTTCCAGAGTCTTGGTTTGATGATGGTGGTATTAACGATAAGATGTTTCGAGGAATGTCCGTTCTGCACTTACTCGTTATTACGTTCTTGATTGGTTTTGCAGAAGAATTTTTATTTAGAGGTGTAGTACAGACTCATTTTGGAATTGTAATTGCGAGCTTCGTATTTGCAGTGTTACATATTCGTTATATAACAAAGCCATTTTTGTTTTGTTTCGTCTGTTTCATTAGTTTTGTCTTTGGTTATGTATTTGAATGGACAGGAAATTTGTTTATAACAATCTTTGCACACTTTCTTGTTGATTTTATAATGGGACTCCAATTAAGAAAATAA
- a CDS encoding LysM peptidoglycan-binding domain-containing protein: protein MRKRIPDFEEELEVERVEEKESLPPRSEIHRNKEKKQKFKINHIFVRVLTFLFILLPISILWYTDKYIQVKGDSNNAGKSAFEVIFFDSAKSESQKHSEKVITHTVKEGETLESIAKQYFSDGNGIEVIKKYNNLQEDEVSAGQELKIPIKDKSTKQES from the coding sequence ATGAGGAAACGAATTCCTGATTTTGAAGAGGAATTAGAAGTTGAGCGAGTGGAAGAAAAAGAAAGTTTACCGCCGCGTAGTGAAATTCATAGAAATAAAGAGAAAAAACAAAAGTTTAAAATAAATCACATTTTCGTCCGGGTTTTAACATTTCTATTCATTCTGCTGCCGATTAGTATTTTGTGGTACACGGATAAATATATTCAGGTGAAGGGCGATAGTAATAATGCTGGAAAAAGTGCGTTTGAAGTAATCTTCTTTGATTCAGCTAAATCTGAGTCGCAGAAACATTCTGAAAAAGTAATAACGCATACTGTGAAAGAGGGAGAAACTTTAGAAAGTATAGCGAAGCAATATTTTTCAGATGGAAATGGAATTGAAGTAATTAAAAAGTATAATAACTTGCAGGAAGATGAAGTGAGTGCAGGTCAAGAATTAAAAATTCCGATAAAAGATAAGTCCACAAAGCAAGAAAGCTAG
- a CDS encoding MerR family transcriptional regulator codes for MPTLNGKYNIKAVSKIIGVQPSTLRAWERRYQMIAPKRNHAGHRLYTEEHIQILKWLMDKVSSGMMIGQAVQLLEGNRLQNSVQNEIHYDREVVLVDDLLQALLKFDEITTSALLNEAFSIYATEKVIASIVLQVSNKLLTLKNNNEVTMVQFQYVLSFLQTRLGMIYHNASSFSSIHKVVVLESNMLKGFVFSTYLRLKGYEVIYIRASLAEDSITLAVEQIRPKYVVISFDDGRELKNAMSYLNLLQEKSENLSVGVIGEIGAGDQLNIQTSLIGDTKEEWDDWLKMLE; via the coding sequence ATGCCAACTCTAAACGGAAAATATAACATAAAAGCTGTTTCAAAAATAATTGGAGTTCAACCAAGTACGCTTCGTGCATGGGAAAGAAGATATCAAATGATTGCCCCAAAGCGGAATCATGCGGGGCATCGATTATATACAGAAGAGCATATTCAAATTTTGAAATGGTTAATGGACAAGGTTTCTTCCGGCATGATGATTGGACAAGCAGTTCAATTATTAGAAGGGAATCGTTTGCAGAATAGTGTTCAAAATGAAATACATTACGATAGAGAAGTTGTTTTAGTGGACGATTTACTACAAGCTTTGTTAAAATTTGATGAAATTACAACTTCTGCATTGTTAAACGAGGCTTTTAGTATTTATGCAACAGAAAAAGTTATCGCAAGTATTGTTCTTCAAGTGTCCAATAAATTGTTAACGTTAAAAAATAATAATGAAGTTACAATGGTGCAATTCCAATATGTCTTATCATTTTTACAAACGCGTCTAGGGATGATATATCATAATGCATCATCGTTTTCTTCTATACACAAAGTTGTTGTGTTAGAAAGTAATATGTTGAAAGGGTTTGTTTTCTCAACGTATTTACGATTAAAAGGATATGAGGTGATATATATTAGGGCAAGCTTAGCGGAAGATAGTATTACGTTAGCTGTTGAGCAAATAAGACCTAAATATGTAGTAATCTCTTTTGATGACGGACGAGAACTGAAGAACGCAATGAGCTACTTGAATTTGTTGCAAGAAAAAAGTGAAAACCTTTCTGTTGGGGTTATAGGAGAAATAGGTGCTGGAGATCAGTTGAACATTCAAACAAGCCTAATTGGTGATACGAAAGAAGAATGGGATGATTGGTTAAAAATGTTAGAATAG
- a CDS encoding genetic competence negative regulator translates to MRLERLNYNKIKIFLTFDDLSERGLTKEDLWRNAPKVQQLFRDMMQEANKELGFEADGPIAVEVFSLQAQGMVVIVTKEHQEADTDDEFRDEFIEMQVTLDESEHILYEFATLDDVINLSNRLYNLDVTGGKLYTWDGRFYLWMEEEEQIQLLKADFIAILAEYGNPSTATIYRLMEYGKELMASQAIEQIHNYFVKKQNLS, encoded by the coding sequence ATGAGGCTGGAACGATTAAATTACAATAAGATAAAAATTTTCTTAACATTTGATGATTTATCTGAACGAGGATTAACGAAAGAAGATTTGTGGAGAAATGCACCGAAAGTACAGCAATTATTTCGTGATATGATGCAAGAAGCAAATAAAGAATTGGGATTTGAAGCGGATGGCCCGATTGCAGTTGAAGTATTTTCTCTACAAGCGCAAGGAATGGTCGTAATTGTAACGAAAGAACATCAAGAAGCGGATACAGATGATGAGTTCCGTGACGAGTTTATTGAAATGCAAGTGACTCTAGATGAAAGCGAGCATATCCTTTATGAGTTTGCTACACTAGATGACGTAATTAACCTGTCGAATCGTTTATATAACCTTGATGTAACTGGCGGAAAATTATATACGTGGGATGGGCGTTTCTATCTTTGGATGGAAGAAGAGGAGCAAATACAATTACTGAAGGCAGATTTTATAGCTATTTTAGCGGAATATGGTAATCCGTCTACAGCAACTATTTATCGTCTAATGGAGTATGGTAAAGAATTAATGGCTTCTCAAGCAATTGAACAAATACACAATTACTTTGTGAAAAAACAAAACCTTAGCTAA
- the gudB gene encoding NAD-specific glutamate dehydrogenase, with protein MVAEKGTQTKTQQQREQHFELLNSTQIVISEALEKLGYPNEVYELLKEPIRMMTVKIPVRMDDGTVKIFTGYRAQHNDAVGPTKGGIRFHPNVTENEVKALSIWMSLKCGIVDLPYGGGKGGIICDPREMSFRELERLSRGYVRAISQIVGPTKDIPAPDVFTNSQIMAWMMDEYSRIDEFNSPGFITGKPLVLGGSHGRETATAKGVTICIREAAKKRDIDIKGARVVVQGFGNAGSFLAKFMHDAGAKVIAISDAYGALHDPNGLDIDYLLDRRDSFGTVTKLFNNTISNKELLELDCDILVPAAIENQITEENANDIKAKIVVEAANGPTTLEATKILTDRGILLVPDVLASAGGVTVSYFEWVQNNQGYYWTEEEVEQRLEKVMVRSFDSIYETAQVRKVNMRLAAYMVGVRKMAEASRFRGWV; from the coding sequence ATGGTAGCCGAAAAGGGAACTCAAACAAAAACACAACAACAAAGGGAACAACATTTTGAACTATTGAATTCAACACAAATTGTTATTAGTGAAGCGTTAGAAAAATTGGGTTATCCAAACGAAGTATATGAATTATTAAAAGAGCCAATTCGTATGATGACAGTGAAAATACCAGTTCGTATGGATGACGGGACTGTTAAAATATTTACAGGATATCGTGCACAACATAATGATGCTGTTGGTCCAACGAAAGGTGGAATTCGCTTCCATCCGAATGTAACAGAAAATGAAGTGAAAGCACTTTCAATTTGGATGAGTTTAAAATGTGGTATTGTTGATTTACCATATGGCGGAGGTAAAGGTGGAATTATCTGTGACCCGCGTGAAATGTCATTCCGTGAGTTAGAAAGATTAAGCCGCGGTTATGTACGAGCAATTAGCCAAATCGTAGGACCGACGAAAGATATTCCAGCTCCAGATGTATTCACAAACTCTCAAATTATGGCATGGATGATGGATGAGTATAGCCGTATTGACGAATTTAATTCACCAGGATTTATTACAGGTAAGCCACTTGTATTAGGTGGATCACATGGACGTGAAACAGCAACAGCGAAAGGTGTTACAATTTGTATTCGCGAAGCTGCAAAAAAACGCGACATTGATATTAAAGGTGCACGCGTTGTTGTTCAAGGATTCGGTAATGCTGGTAGCTTCTTAGCTAAATTTATGCATGATGCAGGTGCGAAAGTTATTGCAATCTCAGATGCTTACGGCGCGTTACATGATCCAAACGGATTAGATATTGATTATTTATTAGACCGTCGTGATAGCTTCGGTACAGTAACAAAACTATTTAATAATACAATTTCAAACAAAGAATTGTTAGAACTTGATTGCGACATTTTAGTTCCAGCTGCAATTGAGAACCAAATTACAGAAGAAAATGCTAATGATATTAAAGCGAAAATCGTTGTTGAAGCTGCAAATGGTCCAACAACATTAGAAGCAACTAAAATTTTAACAGATCGCGGAATTTTACTTGTTCCAGACGTATTAGCAAGTGCTGGTGGGGTAACAGTATCTTACTTTGAGTGGGTACAAAATAACCAAGGTTACTACTGGACTGAAGAAGAAGTAGAACAACGTTTAGAAAAAGTAATGGTAAGATCATTTGATTCTATTTATGAAACAGCACAAGTTCGTAAAGTGAACATGCGTTTAGCGGCGTATATGGTCGGTGTTCGTAAAATGGCTGAAGCAAGTCGCTTCAGAGGCTGGGTATAA
- a CDS encoding DUF3961 domain-containing protein produces MMKMTVDQRFMMPADVVERVEVLRNKQSKRGTLLQSVNKFFGLDTKEDCVWFYGFYGVAVSILLFMVFTSNIFDFLFA; encoded by the coding sequence ATGATGAAAATGACAGTAGACCAAAGATTTATGATGCCAGCGGATGTTGTAGAACGAGTGGAAGTGTTAAGAAACAAACAAAGTAAGCGCGGCACATTATTACAATCAGTAAATAAATTTTTCGGTTTAGATACGAAAGAAGATTGTGTTTGGTTTTACGGTTTTTATGGAGTTGCTGTAAGTATTTTATTATTTATGGTGTTCACATCAAATATTTTTGATTTTCTCTTCGCGTAA
- a CDS encoding peptidoglycan recognition protein family protein, whose protein sequence is MAMFPIERNYIGYGSSRSGIPLSKVRFIVSHDTGNPGSNAIGNRDYFNEIQPKASAHTFIDDKTILEIIPINEVAYHVRYGVPTDNDLYGYDANKAAIGVELCYGGDVNFWEAYTRFTWYHAYLCQNFGLNPKKDIVSHKTLDPARKIDPENVLGK, encoded by the coding sequence ATGGCGATGTTTCCTATAGAGCGTAACTATATTGGATATGGAAGTTCACGGTCGGGAATTCCTCTTTCTAAAGTAAGGTTTATTGTAAGCCATGATACGGGGAATCCTGGTAGCAATGCGATTGGGAATCGGGATTATTTTAATGAGATACAACCGAAAGCTTCGGCACATACATTTATAGATGACAAAACAATACTAGAAATTATTCCTATAAATGAAGTTGCTTATCATGTTCGATATGGTGTGCCGACAGATAATGACTTATATGGGTATGATGCCAATAAGGCTGCTATTGGAGTGGAGCTTTGTTATGGCGGTGATGTTAATTTTTGGGAAGCATATACCCGTTTTACTTGGTATCATGCGTATTTATGTCAAAACTTCGGCTTGAATCCGAAAAAAGATATCGTATCACATAAAACACTTGATCCAGCCAGAAAGATTGATCCTGAAAATGTTTTAGGGAAATAA
- a CDS encoding YpdA family putative bacillithiol disulfide reductase: MQKETAIIIGGGPCGLAAAISLQKVGINPLVIEKGNIVNAIYNYPTHQTFFSSSEKLEIGDVAFITENRKPVRNQALAYYREVVKRKSVRVNAFERVEKVQKDGEVFQVETTKRDGSKEIYIAKYIVVATEYYDNPNYMNVPGEELKKVAHYFKEGHPYFDRDVVVIGGKNSSVDAALELVKAGARVTVLYRGSEYSPSIKPWILPEFEALVRNGTIQMHFGAHVKEITEHTLTYTVDGEANTIQNDFVFAMTGYHPDHSFLTKMGVRIDEATGRPIYAEDTMETNAANIFIAGVIAAGNNANEIFIENGRFHGDAIAQTIATREI, encoded by the coding sequence ATGCAGAAAGAAACAGCTATCATAATTGGAGGCGGTCCGTGCGGATTAGCAGCAGCAATTTCGTTGCAAAAGGTAGGGATAAATCCGTTAGTAATTGAAAAAGGAAACATTGTAAATGCGATTTATAATTATCCAACTCATCAAACATTTTTCTCTTCTAGTGAAAAATTAGAAATTGGTGATGTAGCTTTTATTACAGAAAATCGTAAGCCTGTTCGAAATCAAGCGCTTGCGTATTATCGTGAAGTAGTAAAGCGTAAATCTGTACGTGTAAATGCTTTTGAACGAGTGGAGAAAGTTCAAAAAGATGGAGAAGTTTTTCAGGTTGAAACGACAAAGCGTGACGGAAGTAAAGAAATATATATAGCGAAATATATTGTTGTAGCAACTGAATATTACGACAATCCAAATTATATGAATGTTCCAGGTGAGGAATTGAAGAAAGTAGCTCATTATTTTAAAGAGGGGCATCCTTATTTTGACCGAGATGTAGTAGTTATAGGTGGAAAAAACTCGAGTGTAGATGCCGCGTTAGAACTTGTTAAAGCCGGTGCACGTGTAACGGTACTATATCGCGGAAGTGAGTATTCACCAAGTATAAAGCCGTGGATTTTGCCGGAGTTTGAGGCATTAGTACGAAACGGTACAATTCAAATGCATTTCGGGGCTCATGTGAAAGAAATTACTGAACATACATTAACGTATACAGTTGATGGTGAGGCAAATACAATCCAAAATGATTTTGTGTTTGCGATGACTGGTTACCATCCTGATCATAGTTTCTTAACAAAGATGGGTGTTCGGATTGATGAAGCGACAGGACGTCCAATTTATGCAGAGGATACGATGGAAACGAACGCTGCAAATATTTTCATTGCAGGTGTAATTGCTGCTGGAAATAATGCAAATGAAATATTTATTGAGAACGGTCGATTTCATGGAGATGCAATTGCGCAAACCATTGCGACAAGAGAAATATAA
- the ansA gene encoding asparaginase gives MKRILVLHTGGTIAMEEDKETGVVQPGEKNPLLKFIPDLEGDVDLIVEDVFHLPSPHMTPSEMLQLQVIIDERVKQDNIHGVVITHGTDTLEETAYFLDLTVQATIPIVVTGAMRSSNELGADGLYNFLSAVKVASSSEAAEKGVLVVLNDEIHCATNVTKTHTSNVATFQSPQYGPIGMVTKRGVVFHHALVHHETYSVNKVSKNVVVLKAYAGMDDTLLAAIENLPVDGIVIEALGQGNLPPRTLPSLERLINKGIPVVLVSRCFNGIVQDVYSYEGGGKQLKDMGIVFTYGLNAQKARIKLLVALENTTSHEAIQNMFMHD, from the coding sequence TTGAAAAGAATCCTAGTTTTACACACAGGTGGAACAATTGCAATGGAGGAAGATAAAGAAACTGGGGTCGTACAACCAGGTGAAAAAAATCCTCTTTTAAAATTCATTCCTGATTTAGAAGGCGATGTTGATTTAATCGTTGAAGATGTGTTCCATCTACCATCTCCTCATATGACACCAAGCGAAATGTTACAATTACAAGTCATCATTGATGAAAGAGTAAAACAAGACAACATTCATGGCGTAGTCATTACGCATGGTACGGATACATTAGAAGAAACAGCCTATTTCTTAGATTTAACAGTACAAGCAACTATTCCGATCGTTGTAACAGGTGCAATGCGATCTAGTAATGAATTAGGTGCTGATGGTCTATATAACTTCTTATCAGCTGTAAAAGTCGCTAGCAGTAGTGAAGCCGCAGAAAAAGGTGTTTTAGTCGTATTAAACGACGAAATTCATTGCGCTACAAACGTAACGAAAACACATACAAGCAATGTAGCAACATTCCAAAGTCCACAGTATGGACCAATTGGTATGGTAACAAAACGCGGTGTTGTATTCCACCATGCTTTAGTACATCACGAAACATATTCAGTAAATAAGGTTTCTAAAAACGTAGTCGTTCTAAAAGCATACGCAGGCATGGACGATACATTGTTAGCAGCAATTGAAAACCTTCCAGTAGACGGGATTGTTATTGAAGCACTCGGACAAGGTAATTTACCTCCAAGAACACTTCCTAGTCTAGAACGATTAATAAACAAAGGAATTCCTGTCGTATTAGTTTCTCGCTGTTTCAACGGCATCGTTCAAGATGTATATTCATATGAAGGCGGCGGCAAACAATTAAAAGATATGGGTATTGTATTCACATACGGTTTAAATGCTCAAAAAGCACGTATTAAATTATTAGTTGCATTAGAGAATACAACTTCTCATGAAGCAATCCAAAATATGTTTATGCACGATTAA
- a CDS encoding YpfB family protein encodes MKKMERIFIRILIIQFICLCVVQLLFIHKSSVKYLSKIVYYEGVMVKNKTKILQVNR; translated from the coding sequence GTGAAAAAGATGGAGAGAATTTTTATTCGTATATTAATAATACAATTTATTTGTCTTTGTGTTGTACAATTATTATTTATACATAAATCATCGGTGAAATATTTATCTAAAATTGTTTATTATGAAGGTGTTATGGTAAAAAACAAAACGAAAATCTTACAGGTGAATAGGTAG
- the cmk gene encoding (d)CMP kinase, with protein sequence MDKRISIAIDGPAAAGKSTVAKVVAKKLSYVYIDTGAMYRTITYAALEQKVDIENEEQLMEVVKNVKIEFQQGENTQLVFLNGQDVSEVIRTPEVTNRVSIVAKHRLVREEMVRRQQELAEKGGVVMDGRDIGTHVLPDAEVKIFMLASVEERAERRHLENMNKGFDSNLEQLKEEIAQRDKLDSEREVSPLKKADDALELDTTSLSIEEVVQKIMGIVLGVFAK encoded by the coding sequence ATGGATAAAAGAATTTCAATTGCTATAGATGGTCCAGCAGCTGCTGGAAAAAGTACAGTTGCGAAAGTTGTAGCGAAGAAGCTTTCTTACGTTTATATTGATACAGGCGCAATGTATCGTACGATTACATACGCAGCCCTTGAGCAAAAAGTGGATATTGAAAATGAAGAGCAGCTAATGGAAGTTGTAAAGAATGTGAAAATCGAGTTTCAGCAAGGAGAAAATACACAACTTGTATTTTTAAATGGACAAGATGTTTCTGAAGTAATTCGTACACCTGAGGTAACGAATCGAGTATCTATTGTGGCGAAACATCGCCTTGTTCGTGAAGAGATGGTACGCCGTCAACAAGAGTTAGCGGAAAAAGGCGGCGTTGTAATGGATGGTCGTGATATTGGTACACATGTGTTACCAGATGCTGAAGTGAAGATCTTTATGCTTGCTTCTGTTGAAGAAAGAGCAGAAAGAAGACATTTAGAAAATATGAATAAAGGTTTCGATTCTAATTTAGAGCAGTTAAAAGAAGAAATTGCTCAGCGTGATAAATTAGATTCAGAACGCGAAGTTTCTCCTCTAAAAAAAGCTGATGATGCATTGGAATTAGATACAACTTCTTTATCAATTGAAGAAGTTGTCCAAAAAATTATGGGTATTGTTTTGGGAGTGTTTGCGAAATAA
- the rpsA gene encoding 30S ribosomal protein S1 produces the protein MVEKMNEEVMDSKELQVGDVVTGSVTKVEEKQVLVNVGYKTDGVIPISELANVHIEKASDVVELDQTLELKVIKLEENDLVLSKRAVDAEKAWVELQEKFNSGHVFDVTVKDIVNGGLVVDLGVRGFIPASLVEVHYVEDFTDYKGKTLAVKIVELDREKNRVILSHKAVVELELDSKKKEAISSLKEGDVVEGTVQRLTDFGAFVNVGGVDGLVHISQISHERVEQPSEVLEQGQKVKVKVLSVDADTQRISLSIKAAQPGPWENVGGEVKAGDIREGVVKRLVTFGAFVEILPGVEGLVHVSQIANRHVKNPNEVLEMGQEVKVKVLEVHVAEKRISLSIKEALEENNVTEDYSQYEPNADSATFQLSDIIGEQLKKLKK, from the coding sequence ATGGTAGAGAAAATGAATGAAGAAGTTATGGATTCAAAAGAATTACAAGTTGGTGACGTTGTTACAGGTTCTGTAACGAAAGTTGAAGAGAAACAAGTGCTTGTAAACGTTGGATACAAAACAGATGGCGTAATTCCAATTAGTGAGTTAGCTAACGTTCATATTGAAAAAGCAAGCGATGTTGTAGAATTAGATCAAACACTAGAATTAAAGGTTATTAAATTAGAAGAGAATGATCTTGTATTATCTAAACGTGCTGTTGATGCAGAAAAAGCATGGGTAGAATTACAAGAGAAATTTAATTCTGGTCATGTATTTGATGTTACTGTAAAAGATATCGTGAATGGTGGATTAGTTGTGGACCTTGGTGTTCGTGGTTTTATCCCGGCTTCACTTGTAGAAGTACATTATGTAGAAGATTTTACTGACTATAAAGGCAAAACGTTAGCCGTGAAAATTGTTGAATTAGACCGCGAAAAAAATCGTGTAATCCTTTCACATAAAGCGGTAGTAGAATTAGAACTAGATTCTAAGAAGAAAGAAGCGATTTCTTCATTAAAAGAAGGAGACGTTGTTGAAGGAACAGTGCAACGACTAACTGACTTCGGCGCTTTCGTTAACGTTGGGGGTGTGGACGGTTTAGTTCATATTTCACAAATTTCGCACGAACGTGTAGAGCAACCTTCTGAAGTATTAGAGCAAGGTCAAAAGGTAAAAGTAAAGGTATTATCTGTTGATGCTGACACACAACGTATTTCTTTATCAATTAAAGCAGCTCAGCCGGGACCTTGGGAAAATGTTGGTGGCGAAGTAAAAGCTGGAGATATTCGTGAAGGAGTAGTAAAGCGTCTTGTTACATTCGGTGCATTCGTTGAAATTTTACCGGGCGTTGAAGGTCTTGTGCATGTATCTCAAATTGCAAATCGTCATGTGAAGAATCCAAATGAAGTATTGGAAATGGGACAAGAAGTAAAAGTGAAAGTGCTTGAAGTGCATGTAGCAGAAAAACGTATTTCTTTAAGTATAAAAGAAGCGCTTGAGGAAAATAATGTAACTGAAGATTACAGTCAGTATGAACCAAATGCTGATTCTGCTACTTTCCAATTAAGTGATATTATTGGTGAACAACTGAAAAAATTAAAGAAATAA
- a CDS encoding type 2 isopentenyl-diphosphate Delta-isomerase, which produces MVRAKRKLDHIEYALSTGQSRTHGFHDIEFVHQSLPNSSYETITCETKIGELSLSSPIFINAMTGGGGEKTLHINEQLAYVAKHHNLAMAVGSQMAALKDESEAASYKIIRKVNPNGIFFANLGSEATVEQAERAVDMVGANALQIHLNVIQELTMPEGDRDFTGVLQRIEEIVLNSKVPVIVKEVGFGMSKETMQQLASVGVTAIDIGGQGGTNFAAVENERRQRMLSYFNNWGIQTATSIIEATSTNNNLSFIASGGIQTALDVAKAIALGANTTAFAGYFLRILMEDGIEKLVDEIDLLHTDLKFIMTALGAKTIEELQSVPLVIKGETYHWLTQRGIDTTHYSRR; this is translated from the coding sequence GTGGTAAGGGCAAAACGTAAATTAGATCATATTGAATACGCTCTTTCTACTGGTCAGTCTCGTACGCATGGCTTTCATGATATTGAATTTGTGCATCAAAGCTTGCCAAATTCAAGTTATGAAACAATAACATGTGAAACAAAAATCGGCGAACTTTCACTAAGTTCGCCGATTTTTATCAATGCGATGACTGGTGGTGGAGGAGAGAAAACGTTACATATTAATGAGCAATTAGCATATGTAGCGAAACATCATAACCTTGCTATGGCTGTAGGTTCGCAAATGGCGGCGTTAAAAGATGAAAGTGAAGCTGCTTCTTATAAGATTATTAGAAAGGTAAATCCAAATGGTATTTTCTTTGCTAATTTAGGTAGTGAGGCAACTGTTGAACAGGCAGAGCGTGCTGTTGATATGGTTGGAGCGAATGCATTGCAAATTCATTTAAATGTCATACAGGAGTTAACGATGCCAGAAGGAGACCGTGACTTTACTGGTGTACTTCAGCGTATTGAGGAAATTGTTTTAAATAGTAAAGTTCCTGTCATTGTAAAAGAAGTTGGATTTGGGATGAGTAAGGAAACAATGCAACAGTTAGCGAGCGTAGGTGTAACGGCAATTGATATTGGCGGACAAGGTGGTACGAATTTTGCTGCTGTTGAAAATGAAAGAAGACAGCGAATGCTTTCTTATTTTAATAACTGGGGCATACAAACAGCTACCTCGATTATTGAAGCAACCTCTACAAATAATAACCTCTCTTTTATTGCATCTGGGGGTATACAAACAGCGCTTGACGTAGCGAAAGCAATCGCATTAGGGGCGAATACAACTGCGTTTGCTGGATACTTTTTACGCATTTTAATGGAAGATGGTATCGAGAAGTTGGTGGACGAAATTGACCTTTTACATACAGATTTGAAATTTATTATGACAGCTCTCGGTGCAAAGACGATAGAAGAGTTACAGTCCGTACCTCTTGTTATAAAGGGTGAAACGTATCATTGGTTAACGCAGCGTGGCATTGATACGACGCATTATAGTAGAAGATAA
- a CDS encoding YpzI family protein has translation MGKDRQERKLRESRRVESDRDQSLQYPGATGLDTPEQARKQNQH, from the coding sequence ATGGGTAAAGATCGTCAAGAAAGAAAACTAAGAGAATCACGCCGGGTTGAATCTGACCGCGACCAATCACTACAATATCCGGGTGCAACTGGACTGGATACACCAGAGCAAGCTCGTAAGCAGAATCAGCACTAA
- a CDS encoding YphA family membrane protein — MEGSTFYFVAWIGWIVVTFFMKKESIRWKISACILIFIICSPLHVTIASFTVSINALLLSVVAFIGIALYSIWKKLYSLLSALIIAMLYTSFHLLEVYDPIWIVVDRLFLLSSALVYAAVLLHEDRILRLCSLYIGMLQGELFVTIIFRKLHFPYDYGSLAFLDSVAVSTFFMAILFWIAKASVYMEQFKRKTRKRKARVIHD; from the coding sequence ATGGAAGGGAGTACTTTTTATTTTGTAGCTTGGATAGGGTGGATTGTCGTAACTTTTTTTATGAAAAAGGAATCTATTCGGTGGAAGATAAGCGCTTGTATATTGATTTTTATTATTTGCTCTCCGTTACATGTAACGATTGCTTCATTCACGGTATCAATAAATGCACTTTTACTTTCTGTTGTTGCTTTTATAGGAATCGCACTATATTCTATTTGGAAAAAATTATATAGCTTACTTTCGGCACTTATTATCGCAATGTTATATACAAGTTTTCATTTGTTAGAAGTATATGATCCAATTTGGATTGTGGTGGACAGGTTGTTTTTGTTAAGTAGTGCTCTTGTGTATGCCGCCGTTTTATTACATGAGGATCGCATACTACGATTATGTTCTCTTTATATAGGAATGTTACAGGGAGAATTGTTTGTGACAATTATTTTTCGGAAACTGCATTTTCCTTATGATTACGGAAGTTTAGCATTTTTAGATAGCGTCGCCGTTTCTACATTTTTTATGGCAATTTTGTTTTGGATTGCGAAAGCATCAGTATATATGGAACAGTTCAAGAGAAAAACACGTAAAAGAAAGGCGAGGGTAATACATGATTGA